In Effusibacillus lacus, one genomic interval encodes:
- a CDS encoding MBL fold metallo-hydrolase, producing the protein MAGTKRYHNLDNVGKTGSFQDMLRWQKERKLKNKDFSFRIPQAENVETDFLRMNRSAGTITWIGHSTLLLQMSGLNILADPVWANRMGFEKRLAPPGIHLAELPDIDVVLISHSHYDHLHFASLRGLKGNPLHLVPEGLGKLFRKKGFRQVEELCWWDQKRIGGVEFHFVPAQHWSRRTPWDTNTSHWGGWVITSAGSTLHFVGDSGYFRGFKEIGQRFDIDYVLMPIGAYEPEWFMSAQHVTPEEAVKAYLDLRADQFIPMHYGAFRLADDTPKEALERLLAEWDRLGLPQSKLKILKHGETLRISGKE; encoded by the coding sequence ATGGCAGGAACGAAACGCTATCACAATCTGGACAACGTTGGGAAAACGGGAAGTTTCCAAGACATGCTCCGCTGGCAAAAGGAAAGGAAATTGAAAAACAAGGACTTTTCGTTTAGGATACCGCAGGCGGAAAATGTAGAGACAGATTTCTTACGGATGAATCGAAGCGCGGGCACCATCACCTGGATTGGTCATTCGACTTTATTGCTGCAGATGTCCGGGTTAAACATTCTGGCAGATCCTGTTTGGGCCAATCGCATGGGATTTGAAAAACGACTGGCTCCTCCCGGGATACATTTGGCTGAATTGCCGGACATAGATGTGGTGCTCATTTCGCATAGTCATTATGATCATTTGCACTTTGCCTCCCTTCGCGGATTAAAAGGGAACCCGTTGCATTTGGTGCCGGAAGGACTTGGTAAGCTGTTCCGCAAAAAGGGTTTTCGGCAGGTGGAAGAACTTTGCTGGTGGGATCAGAAACGAATCGGAGGAGTGGAGTTCCACTTTGTCCCCGCACAACATTGGTCGAGGAGAACTCCTTGGGATACCAACACGTCCCATTGGGGCGGTTGGGTGATCACCTCTGCCGGAAGCACGTTGCATTTTGTCGGAGACAGTGGGTATTTCCGGGGCTTTAAGGAGATCGGGCAACGCTTTGACATTGACTATGTATTGATGCCGATCGGCGCTTACGAACCGGAATGGTTTATGTCGGCGCAGCATGTGACTCCGGAGGAAGCGGTGAAAGCATATTTGGACTTGCGGGCGGATCAGTTTATTCCCATGCACTATGGAGCGTTTCGACTGGCGGATGATACGCCGAAAGAAGCATTGGAGCGCTTACTGGCTGAATGGGACCGCTTGGGTCTGC